The nucleotide sequence CAATCTTATCAATCGGCAAGGTCATTACATCGGCCGAGAAGTGAGCCCAGTCTACAAAGCGGAAGTTTTCCGTGATGAGGGCCGGATAGACGGGCTGGCCGTTATTCACCGGAAAAGACAGGGGTTCCAGCGGACGTACGATATAATAGATAGAGATCAGCTGGTGCGCATCATTAAATGCCGATTGCTGGAAGAAATCGGTGGTATACAGATGATCCACCACTGCTACCTCCACATTCATTTCCTCCTTACATTCCCGTATGATACAGTCGCGCGTACCTTCACCAAGTTCCAGTCCTCCGCCGGGGAACTTGGTGACCTCCCGGTTGTTGAAATAAATACGTTCATCGCTTACCAGTACCTGTTTCCGGTCATTCACCAAAATACCGTATACCCGGATATTAAAAGAAGTTAAGGTCATTCCAGTATTTTTTTTCTGAAGGCCAGCACACCGAGTATCACGGCCAGCAGCAGCGAAAGGATGGCTACTATATAAAATGCGTAAGGAGAATGTTCAAACCCGCTCGGTACATTCATGCCAAAGATACTGGCGATCAGTACAGGGAAACTCAGTACGATGGTGGCAATGGCCAGTCGTTTTAACACCTGGTTCTGGTTATTGGCGATAATACTGGCAAAGGTATCCATCGTGCTGCTGAGGATATTGGTATAAATATTTGCCATTTCGAGGGCCTGGGAATTGTCTACCATAAGGTCTTCCAGAAGCTCCGATTCGGTTTCTGTAAGCTGAAGGAACCGGGTGCGTTGTATCTTGGCCAGTAACAGCTCATTGGAGCGCAGGGCGGTTACGAAATATACCAGGCTCTTCTGGATCTTCATCAGTTCCAGCAGGTGCTCATTTTTATTGGCATCATAGAGCTTTTGCTCGATCACATTCCGTTTTTGATTGATCTCCTTCAGGTACTCCATAAAGTTCTGGATGATCTTTTCTATGATCTTGATCACCATCATATTCTTTTTGTCCGGCTGGCGGTTCTGAAAGGTGTTCAGGAATTTTTTTATGGCGGCGTTTTCGAACGAGTTTACGGTAACGATATGATTGTGGGTGAGGATAATGACGATAGGAATGGTGATGTAATAGGCATCGCTTTCGTTGAATGAATTATTTTCGGTGGGCGTTTTAATAACAATGAGCTTTACATTGTCGTCTTCATCATAACGGCTGCGCTCATCGATATCCAGCGAGTCGGTCAGGAAGTCGATCGGGATCTCCAGCTGATCGGATAATTCATCAAATTCCTCCTGTTTCAGCGGTGGAACTACATTTACCCAGCTGTCGTTTTCCGGCTCGGAAATTTCGACGATATGGTGATCGAGATTTTTAAAGTATTTGATCATAGCGTTTCTGTGCTTATGCTGCCTTCGAAAACCTGTACTGCAGGGCCTTTCAGCCAGATGCTGTTAAAGCTGCCGTCCGGCTCCCGGCGGTATCGCACGGTAAGCTTTCCACCAAGGGTTTCTATGTTGACTGCGTTAAACCCGTTTTCGTTGTGATGAAAAACCAGCGCGGCTGCAGTAACACCTGTTCCGCAGGAATAGGTCTCATTTTCCACACCCCGTTCATAGGTACGTACGATCAGGGTGTCTGGTTCCTTTACCTGAACAAAATTGACATTGATACCTTCGTCGGAGAAATCCCTGCTATACCTTATTTTTCTTCCTTCTTTAAAAACATCGAGCTGCATCACATCCGGTTCCAGCTGTACATAGTGCGGCGATCCTGTGTTCAGGATAGCGTCGGTCTTATACTCCCTGATGCCATCCACGTCTTTCATTTTTAATGCGATCTCGCCATCTTCGATGGTTGCATCATGCGGCCCGTCCGTGGCGATAAAATGATAAGTGCTTTTCTTGATGCCCCTGTCGTGGGCAAACTGTACGATACAGCGGCCGCCGTTTCCACACATGGAACCTTCCCGTCCGTCGGCATTGAAATAAACCATCTCAAAATCATAACCCTCTTTTTCATTGAGCAGCATAAAACCGTCTGCACCGATACCAAAGCGCCGGTCGCACATATTTTTTATCACCGCCTCGGTAAGCCCGGAGTAGGCGCCTTCCCGGTTGTCTACAAGTATAAAATCATTTCCGGTACCCTGGTATTTATAAAAAGATAAGTTCATTTTGTTATTATAATAAATTCAACGGTTCTGTAAGGTGGTTGGTTATTCAGTTTGTCCGGACGGGGACCTAGAAATTGTTCTTGAATGTTTCGAGGAACTTCCGGATCAATTGCTCCACGGCTGCTTTTCCGTCCTTGCTGAACTCTTTTACGATCCGGTTCGCAACAATGGCATTTAATGCCAGACAGTGGTGCCCCAGCAATTTGCCCAGTCCAAAGATCGCGGAGGTTTCCATTTCAAAGTTGGTGATCCGGTGCTGACCGAAACTGAAATCGGTCAACCGGTCAATAAGCTGCGGATTGCGTACGCCCAGGCGCAGCACCCTTCCCTGAGGGCCATAAAACCCCGGGCAGGTTACAGTAATGCCCTGGTGAAAATCGGTGACAAAATGCTTGAGAAGGGAAGGAGCAGCACCTGTTATATAGGGCGTACTCAGTCCCTGCATCTGAACATGGGTAACAAACGAATGCAGCAACTGAATTTCTTCATCGGTTTCCTCCGGACGGTAAAAGTTTAAAAGATTATCCAGCCCCAGCCCGTGGGTGGATGCCACAAAACTGTCTACAGGAATGTCTGCCTGCAGGGAACCGGAAGTACCCACCCGTATGATATTGAGCGACTTCAGCTCCGGGCGGATCTCCCGTGTTTCAAAATCAATATTTACAAGCGCATCCAGCTCGTTCATCACTATATCTATATTGTCCGGACCGATCCCGGAAGACAAAACCGTAAGCCGTTTGCCGCTGACGGTACCGGTATGGGATACAAATTCCCGGTGCTGACGCCTGATCTCTACGGTGTCGAAATATTTGCTGAATTCAGCCACCCTGTCCGGGTCGCCGACGGTAACCACAGTGCCCGCCAGTTCCTCCGGACGAAGATCCAGGTGGTAAACGGCCCCCCTGTTATTGATGATCAATTCCGATTCTGCGATCCTGCTCATAAAAAGGTCTTTAATCTTTGCTATTATTTATCAAAAATATCCTATTTTTGCCAGCCTTCAAAGATTAAATGGTCTGATGAATGTCCGGATCAGGTTTCCGGCATTATAAGATCACTAACCGGCGATAAATGGTCTCGTGGCCGAGTGGCTAGGCAGAGCTCTGCAAAAGCTCGTACAGCGGTTCGAATCCGCTCGAGACCTCTCTTAAAAGACCCGTTTTGGTTTTTCCGGACGGGTCTTTTTTCATTCCGGCAATAACCCCGAATCAGCCCTGGGTTTAATAGGTTTACAAAAGCTTATGTGCTATCCCACTTTGCATATGTGTTATTCCACCTGCTGCTGCCTTAAAAAATATTGAGCCGGGAGGTGCGGCAACACTTATTTTGTGGGCAGCTTTTCCCATATATTTTTACAAGAATAAAATATAAGTCTATAAATTTGGTAGACTAAAAAAATACTGTTAATCTTGCAGATTATTATGAACTCCTCAACATTCAGTAATAGGATTAATCAAAAACCATCGGTGTTAAACATGGGCGGCCTATTTGCTTTTTTTGTCTGTTGTTGCAGCTGTTAGCCTGATGCCTTTTTTAAGGCGATTTCCTTTTTAACCATTTTTTTTACTTAACCGATCTTTTCGCGATGGACGACTCGTAGAAATATCACAAAAATGCCGGGCCTGTTGGCGCAGATACCCGGCTGCATCATAAAGTGTTTCCCTGTTAAAAGATCCCGTATGCCATTGCATACAGGCCACCTTATTGTTTAATGCAAATCAAATGTAATGAAAAAAAAGTTCATCGTTTTTTTATTGCTTACCATCTTGTTTACACCACTGCTGAAAAATGCGTATTCACAGGAACCGCATGCTGTTATCAATACCCAATTCAAAGGCTATGTATACGACTCGGCATCAAAGCTGCCTCTTGATGGTGCCACCGTGCTGATAAAAGGT is from Niabella beijingensis and encodes:
- a CDS encoding nucleoside phosphorylase, producing MSRIAESELIINNRGAVYHLDLRPEELAGTVVTVGDPDRVAEFSKYFDTVEIRRQHREFVSHTGTVSGKRLTVLSSGIGPDNIDIVMNELDALVNIDFETREIRPELKSLNIIRVGTSGSLQADIPVDSFVASTHGLGLDNLLNFYRPEETDEEIQLLHSFVTHVQMQGLSTPYITGAAPSLLKHFVTDFHQGITVTCPGFYGPQGRVLRLGVRNPQLIDRLTDFSFGQHRITNFEMETSAIFGLGKLLGHHCLALNAIVANRIVKEFSKDGKAAVEQLIRKFLETFKNNF
- the dapF gene encoding diaminopimelate epimerase, which codes for MNLSFYKYQGTGNDFILVDNREGAYSGLTEAVIKNMCDRRFGIGADGFMLLNEKEGYDFEMVYFNADGREGSMCGNGGRCIVQFAHDRGIKKSTYHFIATDGPHDATIEDGEIALKMKDVDGIREYKTDAILNTGSPHYVQLEPDVMQLDVFKEGRKIRYSRDFSDEGINVNFVQVKEPDTLIVRTYERGVENETYSCGTGVTAAALVFHHNENGFNAVNIETLGGKLTVRYRREPDGSFNSIWLKGPAVQVFEGSISTETL
- a CDS encoding magnesium transporter CorA family protein, with translation MIKYFKNLDHHIVEISEPENDSWVNVVPPLKQEEFDELSDQLEIPIDFLTDSLDIDERSRYDEDDNVKLIVIKTPTENNSFNESDAYYITIPIVIILTHNHIVTVNSFENAAIKKFLNTFQNRQPDKKNMMVIKIIEKIIQNFMEYLKEINQKRNVIEQKLYDANKNEHLLELMKIQKSLVYFVTALRSNELLLAKIQRTRFLQLTETESELLEDLMVDNSQALEMANIYTNILSSTMDTFASIIANNQNQVLKRLAIATIVLSFPVLIASIFGMNVPSGFEHSPYAFYIVAILSLLLAVILGVLAFRKKILE
- a CDS encoding NUDIX domain-containing protein; this translates as MTLTSFNIRVYGILVNDRKQVLVSDERIYFNNREVTKFPGGGLELGEGTRDCIIRECKEEMNVEVAVVDHLYTTDFFQQSAFNDAHQLISIYYIVRPLEPLSFPVNNGQPVYPALITENFRFVDWAHFSADVMTLPIDKIAADLLKERG